From the genome of Psychrilyobacter atlanticus DSM 19335, one region includes:
- a CDS encoding alanine/glycine:cation symporter family protein produces MGQAVDFLNSIIWSPVLVYLLLATGLYFSFATRFMQIRHLKEMIRLLFGGQESEQGVSSFQAFALAVSGRVGTGNIAGVATAIALGGPGALFWMWVIAFLGAGSAFVESALAQIYKVEIDNQYRGGPSYYIEKGLGIKWYAVLFAVSSVVAMGFLLPGVQANSIASSVNTAFGLSPYITGAIIVILLGTIIFGGVHRMGKAAEILVPFMAGAYILVALIIIVVNIAQLPAVFMLIIKSAFGVNAAFGGILGMAISWGVKRGIYSNEAGQGTGPMAAGAAEVSHPAKQGLVQAFSVYIDTLFVCSATGFMILLTGAYNVRDNVGGFIVENIPGVEYGPAYTQMAVDSFMPGFGSKFVAIALFLFAFTTLMAYYYYAETCIVYLFKGGHHHKLVVNLMRFALLAAIYYGAVRTASLAWGLGDVGVGLMAWLNIIAIILLRKPALQSLKDYEEQKSQGLDPQYDSIKMGVKNAEFWEGGYKHHPDYKKHHHNV; encoded by the coding sequence ATGGGTCAAGCTGTTGATTTTCTCAACTCGATAATTTGGAGTCCAGTACTGGTGTATTTACTTCTTGCAACAGGACTTTACTTCTCGTTTGCAACGCGATTTATGCAGATACGCCATCTGAAAGAAATGATAAGACTACTTTTTGGTGGTCAAGAATCTGAACAGGGTGTTTCTTCTTTCCAAGCATTTGCACTAGCTGTTTCTGGTAGAGTAGGAACTGGTAATATCGCAGGTGTTGCAACAGCCATTGCTCTCGGTGGTCCCGGAGCGTTATTTTGGATGTGGGTAATAGCATTTTTAGGTGCAGGTTCTGCTTTTGTGGAATCAGCGTTAGCTCAAATTTACAAGGTTGAAATTGACAATCAATATCGTGGTGGACCTTCGTACTATATAGAAAAAGGTCTCGGTATAAAATGGTATGCTGTGCTATTTGCCGTTTCTTCGGTAGTTGCAATGGGATTTTTATTGCCAGGGGTTCAAGCAAACAGTATAGCTAGTAGTGTAAATACTGCTTTCGGTCTCAGCCCTTATATAACAGGTGCTATAATCGTTATTCTTTTAGGTACTATTATCTTTGGTGGAGTCCATCGTATGGGTAAAGCAGCTGAAATTCTTGTGCCATTTATGGCAGGAGCTTATATTCTTGTTGCCCTTATCATTATTGTTGTTAATATTGCACAGCTTCCGGCTGTTTTCATGTTGATTATCAAGAGTGCATTTGGAGTAAATGCAGCTTTTGGTGGAATTTTAGGAATGGCAATCTCATGGGGTGTAAAACGTGGTATTTATTCTAACGAAGCTGGTCAAGGTACTGGTCCTATGGCAGCCGGTGCGGCTGAGGTTTCTCATCCTGCTAAGCAAGGGTTAGTTCAAGCATTTTCAGTTTATATAGATACATTGTTTGTCTGCAGTGCAACAGGATTTATGATTCTGTTAACAGGTGCATATAATGTCCGTGACAACGTCGGTGGTTTCATCGTTGAAAATATTCCAGGTGTTGAGTATGGTCCAGCTTATACACAGATGGCAGTGGATTCTTTTATGCCAGGTTTTGGTAGTAAATTTGTTGCTATTGCATTATTTTTATTTGCATTCACGACCTTAATGGCTTATTACTACTATGCAGAAACCTGTATTGTTTATTTATTTAAAGGAGGACATCACCATAAACTGGTTGTCAATTTAATGAGATTTGCACTACTCGCTGCTATTTACTATGGTGCAGTTAGAACAGCATCATTGGCTTGGGGTCTAGGAGATGTAGGAGTAGGGCTTATGGCGTGGTTAAATATTATTGCTATTATTCTTTTAAGAAAGCCGGCACTCCAGAGTCTAAAAGACTATGAAGAACAAAAATCTCAAGGTTTAGATCCTCAATATGATTCTATAAAAATGGGAGTAAAAAATGCAGAATTTTGGGAAGGTGGATATAAACATCATCCAGATTATAAAAAACATCATCATAACGTTTAA
- a CDS encoding sterol desaturase family protein, with protein MERLILMGGFFFLLFILERIIPQVNKNIGGKRHDINNIGLGVVNLFIGRYFSLFTVYTLAKYLENLEIGIINMIPLDYRFKLLLGVIVLDCINYWWHRLLHRNSFLMHFHTIHHTDRLLNASSALRFHFFEVLMGHLFKLPFILLIGIPVEALLFYDVIFNVNVYFHHSNIRINRSLDIFLSKIIVTPYLHRIHHSLKWKESNSNFSSFLILWDKIFGTFLPQRDISTPKYGIPGYIEEKYQYFSYMIKQPFIEK; from the coding sequence TCTATTATTTATATTGGAAAGAATAATCCCACAGGTAAATAAAAATATTGGTGGAAAAAGACACGATATAAATAATATTGGTCTTGGAGTGGTCAACTTATTTATTGGAAGATATTTTTCACTTTTTACAGTTTATACTTTAGCTAAATACCTTGAAAACCTAGAAATAGGAATTATTAATATGATCCCTTTAGACTACAGATTCAAACTCCTCTTAGGAGTTATAGTTTTAGACTGTATAAATTACTGGTGGCACCGGCTGCTCCACAGGAACTCATTTCTGATGCACTTTCACACAATTCATCATACAGACAGGCTTCTCAACGCTTCTTCTGCCCTGAGGTTTCATTTTTTTGAGGTACTCATGGGGCACCTCTTCAAACTGCCCTTTATACTTCTAATAGGGATACCTGTAGAGGCTCTTTTATTTTATGATGTAATATTTAATGTAAATGTTTATTTTCATCACAGCAATATAAGGATCAACCGAAGCTTAGATATTTTTCTTTCAAAGATTATTGTGACACCATATCTCCATAGGATCCATCATTCTTTAAAGTGGAAAGAATCAAACTCCAACTTCTCATCCTTTCTTATCCTATGGGATAAAATTTTTGGAACATTTCTCCCCCAGAGAGATATATCTACACCTAAGTATGGAATACCTGGATATATAGAAGAGAAATATCAGTATTTTTCATATATGATAAAACAACCCTTTATAGAAAAATGA
- a CDS encoding HD domain-containing phosphohydrolase, with translation MYKILWPIFFFLYISSFGMDTLKIELTKEEKEWVKLNQRKNITIYMDENRGILNYHSNGRRRGVFPKIIKFLERNTGLKFQVINEDTDKFERSVDSGFPDIVMGVEDYKRNNKKYIYIKKSLNLDGVMITRNDYPSIDFKTDISNKIIVCMEGDLIKDKILKKYGNSVKLILKPTRKGAMDSLLLGEADIYIEDYEDGLKYLIENPETKARINYLSNDLETDYYIGGKSEYKQLLNLVERLLNRADITMKFFYDESVEYTKNKVKISNEIKKYMEEKKVIKVFIPKVDDIPQLYHRDKFGNKAGFLVNYFNEIEKIMGLKIVLEENDSPSSFDINPFILSVNGKELNNKEHLSTEPYVEAQFSIFNRADEGYIPYSDDLEIYKIAVVGGSLIEKYLLSKGLKDNLVTFKTIEETMTAVSEGDADILIGRIQYIDKLLKKYRIENIKIAGIMPDKIDLRFGVPKKDEILYFLINGFNNDFSYGIKMNKDEFFSKNTEIAKDYKFSIIILLISILGFLGVYIHLKRFKKVYNKLKNITIGLVETLESANTYNDEDTGAHIKRLNQYSELLAEELKLSNSFVNEIGLYASLHDIGKIGISDAILKKPGKLTEEEFEIMRSHIEIGYNLIKDLDVSPVASNIVRYHHEKWNGKGYGKGLKGEEIPVEARIVALADVYDALRQERVYKKAFTHEKSMEIIISESGKHFDPRIVEIFIKKHENFRDIFEESKV, from the coding sequence ATGTATAAAATTTTATGGCCGATTTTTTTCTTTTTGTATATTTCATCCTTTGGGATGGATACACTAAAAATTGAATTAACTAAAGAGGAAAAGGAATGGGTTAAGCTGAATCAACGTAAAAATATAACTATTTATATGGATGAAAATAGGGGAATATTAAATTATCATTCAAATGGACGAAGGAGGGGAGTTTTCCCTAAAATCATTAAATTTCTGGAAAGAAACACAGGACTAAAATTTCAGGTGATTAATGAAGATACTGACAAATTTGAAAGATCTGTGGATTCGGGTTTTCCTGATATCGTAATGGGGGTAGAGGACTACAAAAGAAACAATAAAAAATATATTTATATAAAAAAATCACTGAACTTAGATGGAGTGATGATAACCAGAAATGATTATCCATCCATTGATTTTAAGACAGATATCTCCAATAAAATAATTGTTTGTATGGAAGGTGATCTGATAAAAGATAAAATTTTGAAAAAGTATGGAAATTCAGTAAAACTTATCCTTAAACCAACGAGAAAGGGAGCTATGGATTCTCTTTTATTAGGAGAGGCAGATATCTATATTGAAGATTATGAGGATGGATTAAAATATCTGATTGAAAATCCGGAAACAAAAGCTAGAATAAACTATCTTTCAAATGACCTTGAAACTGACTATTATATAGGGGGAAAATCAGAATATAAACAATTATTAAATCTGGTTGAAAGATTATTAAATCGTGCTGATATAACAATGAAGTTTTTTTATGATGAATCTGTGGAATACACAAAAAATAAGGTGAAGATTTCAAATGAAATAAAAAAATATATGGAAGAAAAAAAGGTTATAAAAGTTTTTATCCCAAAAGTAGATGATATTCCACAGCTTTATCACAGAGATAAATTTGGGAATAAAGCTGGATTTTTGGTGAATTATTTCAATGAAATAGAAAAAATAATGGGATTGAAAATAGTTTTAGAAGAAAACGATTCACCTTCTTCTTTTGATATTAATCCCTTTATATTATCGGTGAATGGAAAAGAATTAAACAATAAAGAGCACCTTTCCACAGAACCCTATGTAGAAGCTCAATTCTCAATCTTCAACAGGGCAGACGAGGGATATATTCCATATTCTGATGATCTAGAAATCTATAAGATAGCCGTGGTAGGAGGATCTCTTATTGAAAAATATCTTTTGAGTAAAGGGTTAAAGGATAACTTAGTAACCTTCAAAACAATTGAAGAAACTATGACTGCTGTGAGTGAAGGTGATGCAGATATTCTTATAGGGAGAATACAGTATATTGACAAACTCTTAAAAAAGTATCGTATAGAAAACATAAAAATAGCAGGAATTATGCCTGATAAGATAGACTTGAGGTTTGGTGTCCCTAAAAAAGACGAAATACTTTATTTTCTGATAAATGGTTTCAACAATGATTTTTCCTATGGGATAAAAATGAATAAAGATGAATTTTTTTCAAAAAATACGGAAATAGCAAAGGACTATAAATTTTCTATTATTATATTACTGATTTCAATTCTTGGGTTTTTAGGAGTATACATTCATTTAAAAAGATTTAAAAAAGTATACAATAAATTAAAAAATATAACGATAGGTCTAGTGGAGACTCTGGAGAGTGCAAATACTTATAATGATGAAGATACCGGTGCACACATAAAGCGGCTAAATCAATATTCAGAATTATTGGCTGAAGAACTTAAATTATCAAATTCTTTTGTAAATGAAATAGGACTATACGCTTCCCTTCATGATATAGGTAAAATAGGGATTTCAGATGCCATCCTAAAAAAACCAGGGAAACTGACAGAGGAAGAGTTTGAGATCATGAGAAGCCACATAGAAATTGGTTACAACCTTATAAAGGATTTAGATGTAAGTCCAGTGGCATCAAATATAGTCAGGTATCATCATGAAAAATGGAATGGGAAAGGTTATGGAAAGGGACTCAAAGGAGAAGAGATTCCTGTAGAAGCAAGAATAGTGGCATTGGCAGATGTGTATGATGCTTTACGGCAGGAACGAGTTTATAAAAAAGCCTTTACCCATGAAAAATCTATGGAAATAATAATTTCTGAGAGTGGTAAACATTTTGACCCTAGAATAGTTGAAATCTTTATAAAAAAACATGAGAATTTTCGGGATATATTTGAAGAGAGTAAGGTGTAA